Proteins from a single region of Streptomyces sp. Tu 3180:
- a CDS encoding metal-sensitive transcriptional regulator encodes MVSYSNHKEDVLKRLRRIEGQVRGLQRMVEEDTYCIDVLTQVSATTRALQSFALQMLDEHMDTCVRTAVAEGGEDGDLKLKEARDAIARLVRS; translated from the coding sequence ATGGTCAGCTACAGCAACCACAAGGAAGACGTACTCAAGCGACTCCGGCGGATCGAAGGACAGGTGCGGGGACTGCAGCGCATGGTGGAAGAAGACACCTACTGCATCGACGTCCTCACCCAGGTCTCCGCCACCACACGCGCACTGCAGTCCTTCGCACTGCAGATGCTCGACGAACACATGGACACCTGCGTACGGACCGCAGTGGCCGAAGGCGGCGAAGACGGAGACCTCAAGCTGAAGGAAGCCCGCGACGCCATCGCACGCCTCGTGCGCTCCTGA
- a CDS encoding LacI family DNA-binding transcriptional regulator: protein MAEAVPRRHPTLDEVAERAGVSRSVASRALNNAPHVSRAKREAVERAVRQLGYVPNPTARALATRQTGVAALVVSGEDPSIFADPFFARVIVGASAALDEADLHLMLCLAASDRGRKRVEELLRSRGADGVMLMALREDDPLTRMADEAQMPVVFGGRPVGSAPRWYVDVDNVGGAREATEHLVSLGRRRVAVICGRLDTEAGRARYRGYRDAMLGAGLDPFPPLEGDFTERSGAAAMATLLAEHPDLDGVFAANDNMAAGALRTVREAGRRVPADVAVVGFDDLTVARIADPPLTTVHQPIEALGREMARMLVALVNGQDPTPLVLPTRLAVRASA from the coding sequence ATGGCAGAAGCAGTGCCGCGTCGGCATCCGACGCTCGACGAGGTGGCCGAACGCGCCGGTGTTTCCCGCTCAGTGGCCTCCCGCGCCCTCAACAACGCCCCGCACGTCAGCCGCGCCAAGCGCGAGGCCGTCGAACGGGCCGTGCGGCAACTCGGTTACGTACCCAATCCGACCGCCCGCGCGCTGGCCACCCGTCAGACGGGAGTGGCCGCCCTGGTCGTCTCGGGAGAGGATCCGTCGATCTTCGCTGATCCGTTCTTCGCCCGGGTGATCGTGGGGGCGTCGGCCGCCCTGGACGAGGCGGACCTGCATCTGATGCTGTGCCTGGCCGCTTCCGACCGGGGCCGCAAGCGGGTCGAGGAGCTCCTGCGGTCCAGGGGCGCGGACGGTGTGATGCTGATGGCGCTGCGCGAGGACGATCCGCTGACCCGGATGGCCGACGAGGCGCAGATGCCCGTCGTGTTCGGCGGTCGTCCGGTCGGTTCGGCTCCCCGGTGGTACGTGGACGTGGACAACGTCGGCGGAGCGCGCGAGGCGACCGAGCATCTGGTCTCACTCGGCCGGAGGCGCGTGGCCGTGATCTGCGGGCGTCTGGACACCGAGGCCGGGCGCGCCCGGTACCGCGGCTACCGGGACGCCATGCTGGGCGCTGGTCTCGATCCGTTCCCACCGCTGGAGGGGGACTTCACGGAGCGCAGCGGAGCCGCCGCCATGGCCACGCTGCTGGCGGAACACCCCGACCTGGACGGAGTGTTCGCCGCCAACGACAACATGGCGGCGGGAGCGCTGCGCACCGTGCGGGAGGCCGGCCGACGGGTCCCCGCCGACGTCGCCGTGGTCGGCTTCGACGACCTGACGGTCGCCCGGATCGCCGATCCGCCGCTCACCACCGTCCATCAGCCCATAGAGGCTCTCGGACGGGAGATGGCGCGCATGCTCGTCGCGCTCGTCAACGGGCAGGACCCCACCCCGCTGGTCCTCCCCACCCGCCTGGCCGTCCGGGCCAGCGCCTGA
- a CDS encoding heavy-metal-associated domain-containing protein, giving the protein MSCCTPDGSCSTNTAATEATEGTTTVYNVSGMTCGHCKATLTKEIGALDGVLAVDVDLESGQVAVTSSGEPDDVLLAKVVDEAGYELAGRAA; this is encoded by the coding sequence ATGTCCTGCTGCACCCCCGACGGCAGCTGCTCCACCAACACCGCCGCGACCGAGGCCACCGAGGGCACCACCACCGTCTACAACGTCTCCGGAATGACGTGCGGGCACTGCAAGGCCACGCTCACCAAGGAGATCGGCGCTCTGGACGGCGTTCTGGCCGTCGACGTCGACCTGGAGAGCGGCCAGGTCGCCGTCACCAGCTCCGGTGAGCCCGACGACGTGCTGCTGGCGAAGGTCGTCGACGAGGCCGGCTACGAGCTCGCCGGCCGCGCGGCCTGA
- a CDS encoding MFS transporter, with protein MPTVSPKRWWALAVLATAQFMVIMDTSIIGVALPEMQKDLGFSQGELQWVFNAYVIAFGGLLLLGGRLSDLLGARRVFTAGWTVLIGGSIVAAAAQTAWVEVAGRAVQGVGGALIAPAAMTLLMTLFAHDPKELGKAMALYGAAAPAGGTAGVFLGGVFTEWLSWPWVFIIYIPIGAATLAATKLLPAVAPRRGAIDVLGAAAVTAGLALTVFAVVRAPEIGWGATQTVLELIGAAALLVLFFVLQKTVRQPLMPLGIWRVPRLGSANLAMTLLGAAWIPMWYFLNLYLQQVLGYGAFASGAALLPMTLLLMVFMTAITARLLAHLGAKPLIGGGLLVLAAGLLWLSAVEPSGSFVVDVLPASLVAALGMSLAYIPAMMAAMSGAPAEQAGLASGIVNTTYQIGSALGLAALTALATSQGAGKLGDLPALTEGFSAAFTAAAAIAAAGGLITLLAMRTDKAAAAGAQQVGEHSTPGEKAGV; from the coding sequence ATGCCAACCGTCAGCCCCAAGCGCTGGTGGGCGCTCGCCGTGCTCGCCACCGCCCAGTTCATGGTGATCATGGACACCTCAATCATCGGAGTAGCGCTCCCGGAGATGCAGAAGGACCTCGGCTTCTCGCAGGGCGAGCTGCAGTGGGTCTTCAACGCCTACGTCATCGCCTTCGGCGGCCTGCTCCTGCTCGGCGGGCGTCTGTCCGACCTGCTCGGCGCACGCCGCGTGTTCACCGCCGGCTGGACCGTACTGATCGGCGGATCGATCGTCGCGGCGGCCGCGCAGACCGCGTGGGTGGAGGTCGCCGGCCGCGCCGTCCAGGGCGTCGGCGGCGCATTGATCGCCCCGGCGGCGATGACGCTGCTGATGACGCTGTTCGCCCACGATCCGAAGGAACTGGGCAAGGCCATGGCCCTCTACGGTGCGGCGGCTCCGGCCGGCGGCACCGCGGGCGTCTTCCTGGGCGGCGTGTTCACCGAATGGCTCAGCTGGCCCTGGGTGTTCATCATCTACATCCCCATCGGTGCCGCCACGCTCGCCGCGACCAAGCTGCTCCCGGCCGTCGCCCCCCGTCGTGGAGCGATCGACGTGCTCGGCGCAGCGGCCGTCACCGCCGGTCTCGCGCTCACGGTGTTCGCCGTGGTCCGCGCTCCCGAGATCGGCTGGGGCGCCACGCAGACCGTGCTCGAACTCATCGGCGCCGCCGCCCTGCTCGTGCTGTTCTTCGTCCTGCAGAAGACGGTGCGCCAGCCGCTGATGCCACTGGGCATCTGGCGCGTTCCCCGGCTCGGCTCGGCCAACCTGGCCATGACGCTGCTGGGCGCCGCGTGGATCCCCATGTGGTACTTCCTCAACCTCTACCTTCAGCAGGTCCTCGGCTACGGAGCCTTCGCCTCCGGTGCGGCGCTGTTGCCGATGACGCTGCTGCTCATGGTCTTCATGACCGCGATCACAGCCCGGCTGCTGGCCCACCTGGGCGCCAAGCCGCTGATCGGCGGCGGACTGCTCGTTCTCGCGGCTGGCCTGCTGTGGCTGTCGGCCGTCGAGCCGAGCGGCTCCTTCGTCGTCGACGTACTGCCCGCCTCGCTGGTGGCCGCCCTCGGCATGTCACTGGCGTACATCCCGGCCATGATGGCGGCCATGTCCGGCGCCCCGGCCGAGCAGGCCGGCCTGGCCTCCGGCATCGTCAACACCACCTACCAGATCGGCTCGGCCCTCGGCCTGGCCGCCCTCACGGCCCTGGCCACCTCCCAGGGCGCAGGCAAGCTCGGTGACCTGCCCGCCCTGACCGAGGGCTTCAGCGCGGCCTTCACCGCGGCCGCCGCCATCGCCGCCGCCGGCGGACTCATCACCCTCCTGGCGATGCGCACCGACAAGGCAGCGGCCGCCGGTGCGCAGCAGGTCGGCGAGCACAGTACGCCGGGCGAGAAGGCCGGGGTGTGA
- a CDS encoding metallophosphoesterase family protein, with protein sequence MLNRVAVLSDIHGVLPALEAVLAEPDVSTADHIVLTGDITAGPQPTQVLDLLTGLGDRVIWISGNADRELLEYRRGQRDTIPDPIAPWAAEQLREDHLDLLGTLPRSLSLSVDGLGKVLFCHATPRDDEEVVLVDSRLDRWKEVFDGLDTDIRTVVCGHTHMPFVRLAHGRLVINPGSIGMPYGRTGAHWALLGPGVELRTTHFDLQAAATQLIQDSSYPDITEWADYFLHARATDADADAAFAPRDGRHHSP encoded by the coding sequence ATGCTGAACCGAGTAGCCGTCCTGTCCGACATCCACGGAGTCCTGCCGGCCCTGGAGGCAGTACTTGCCGAACCAGACGTCAGCACCGCCGACCACATCGTGCTCACCGGCGACATCACCGCCGGCCCGCAGCCGACCCAAGTTCTCGACCTGCTGACCGGCCTCGGCGACCGCGTCATCTGGATCAGCGGCAACGCCGACCGCGAACTCCTTGAATACCGCCGGGGACAACGCGACACGATCCCTGACCCGATCGCCCCCTGGGCAGCTGAACAGCTTCGCGAGGACCATCTCGACCTTCTCGGCACGCTGCCACGATCACTCTCCCTGTCCGTGGATGGCCTGGGAAAGGTGCTGTTCTGTCATGCCACCCCTCGCGACGACGAGGAGGTCGTCCTGGTCGACTCCCGCCTCGACCGCTGGAAGGAAGTCTTCGACGGGCTCGATACCGACATCCGCACCGTGGTCTGCGGCCACACCCACATGCCGTTCGTCCGCCTCGCCCACGGCCGACTCGTGATCAACCCCGGCAGCATCGGCATGCCGTACGGACGGACCGGAGCACACTGGGCCCTGCTGGGGCCGGGCGTCGAACTGCGCACCACGCACTTCGATCTTCAGGCCGCAGCCACCCAGCTCATCCAGGACTCGTCCTACCCTGACATCACTGAATGGGCCGACTATTTCCTGCACGCTCGCGCGACCGACGCCGACGCCGACGCAGCCTTCGCCCCACGGGACGGACGCCACCACAGCCCGTGA
- a CDS encoding IS110 family transposase has product MDDIDDVGVLLGLDVGKSARHGHGLTPAGKKVFDKQLPNSEPKLRAVFDKPAAKFGTVLVIVDQPASIGALPLTVARDAGRKVAHLPGLSMRRIADLYPGEAKTDAKDAAVIADAARTMPHTLRSLQLTDEITTELTVLVGFDQDLAAEATRTSNRIRGLLTPFHPSPERVLGPRLDHPAVTWRLERYGSPAGLRKAGRRRLVEVIRPKAPRMAQRLIDEVFGALDEQTAVVPGHRHPVVIPSLARSLAAVHEQRRALEAQIGQLLEKHPLSKVLTSIPSKTDQRRFENAANTEKHRPVDGYRTDFIETPVDGPAHVWGARSCTCTTPQIVAKIQNAEYPAEPSEQMGPATALFRAQCRVCGGRYDKPWRRTSSAPVPRQRGRPPEIGRHR; this is encoded by the coding sequence TTGGACGACATCGACGACGTGGGCGTCTTGCTCGGTCTGGACGTCGGCAAGAGCGCCCGTCACGGGCACGGGCTGACCCCGGCCGGCAAGAAGGTCTTCGACAAGCAGCTGCCCAACAGCGAGCCGAAGCTGCGAGCCGTCTTCGACAAGCCGGCCGCCAAGTTCGGCACCGTGCTGGTGATCGTGGACCAGCCCGCCTCGATCGGAGCCCTGCCCCTGACGGTCGCCCGGGACGCCGGCCGCAAGGTCGCCCACCTGCCCGGACTCTCGATGCGGCGGATCGCCGATCTCTATCCGGGCGAGGCGAAGACCGACGCGAAGGACGCCGCGGTGATCGCGGACGCCGCCCGCACGATGCCGCACACCCTGCGCTCGCTTCAGCTGACCGACGAGATCACCACCGAGCTGACCGTGCTGGTCGGCTTCGACCAGGACCTCGCGGCCGAGGCCACCCGCACCTCCAACCGGATACGCGGCCTGCTCACCCCGTTCCACCCCAGCCCGGAACGCGTCCTCGGCCCGCGTCTGGACCACCCCGCCGTGACCTGGCGGCTGGAACGCTACGGATCCCCAGCCGGGCTGCGGAAGGCCGGTCGCCGCAGGCTCGTTGAGGTGATCCGGCCCAAGGCTCCGCGCATGGCCCAGCGGCTGATCGACGAGGTCTTCGGCGCTCTCGACGAGCAGACCGCCGTCGTTCCCGGGCACCGGCACCCTGTCGTGATCCCGTCCCTGGCCCGCTCGCTCGCCGCAGTCCACGAACAGCGACGAGCCCTGGAAGCGCAGATCGGACAACTGCTGGAGAAGCACCCTCTTTCGAAGGTCCTGACCTCGATTCCGAGCAAGACCGACCAGCGCCGGTTCGAGAACGCGGCGAACACCGAGAAACACCGGCCGGTCGACGGCTACCGCACCGACTTCATCGAGACACCAGTGGACGGGCCCGCCCACGTCTGGGGCGCCCGCTCCTGCACCTGCACCACACCGCAGATCGTCGCGAAGATCCAGAACGCGGAGTACCCGGCCGAACCGAGCGAGCAGATGGGCCCGGCCACCGCTCTCTTCCGCGCGCAGTGCCGTGTGTGCGGCGGCCGATACGACAAACCATGGCGCCGAACCAGCAGCGCACCCGTCCCCCGGCAGCGGGGCCGCCCGCCTGAGATTGGTAGGCATCGTTGA
- a CDS encoding heavy metal translocating P-type ATPase: MATTVPDTTEVELAIGGMTCASCAARIEKKLNRMDGVEATVNYATEKAKVTFRPDLDVADLIATVEATGYTARKPEPDPTPGATGDGRDGGPGQETQGDELRPLRQRLVTAVVLAVPVIAMAMVPAWQFEYWQWLSLTLAAPVVTYAAWPFHRAAFTNARHGAATMDTLISVGTSAAFLWSLWALFFGTAGTPGMTHPFELTIARTDGAGNIYLEAAAGVTAFILAGRYFEARSKRKAGAALQALLQLGAKDVTVLRGGREEQIAVGELKVGDRFLVRPGEKIATDGTVVEGASAVDASMLTGESVPVEVGVGDAVTGATVNAGGRLVVEATRVGADTQLARIAKLVEDAQNGKAAAQRLADKISGVFVPVVIALALGTLGFWLGNGAGLTAAFTAAVAVLIIACPCALGLATPTALMVGTGRGAQLGILIKGPEVLESTRRVDTVVLDKTGTVTTGRMTLLAVHTAEGIDEDEVLRLAGALEHASEHPIAQAVAAGAAERVGALPTPEDFANVPGLGVQGVVEGRAVLVGRTKLLAEWSLELPTELTRAKADAEAAGRTAIAVAWDGEARAVLEVADAVKDTSGEAITRLRALGLTPILLTGDNKAVAEAVAAEVGIDEVIAEVMPQDKVDVVRRLQDEGRSVAMVGDGVNDAAALAQADLGLAMGTGTDAAIEAGDLTLVRGDLRAAADAIRLARKTLGTIKSNLFWAFAYNVAALPLAAAGLLNPMIAGAAMAFSSVFVVGNSLRLRGFKAAS; this comes from the coding sequence ATGGCTACTACGGTCCCCGACACAACCGAGGTCGAACTCGCGATCGGCGGCATGACCTGCGCCTCGTGCGCCGCCCGGATCGAGAAGAAACTGAACCGGATGGACGGAGTCGAGGCCACCGTCAACTACGCCACCGAGAAGGCCAAGGTCACCTTCCGCCCCGACCTGGACGTCGCGGACCTGATCGCCACGGTGGAGGCCACCGGCTACACCGCCCGCAAGCCGGAACCGGACCCCACGCCCGGCGCGACCGGTGACGGCCGAGACGGCGGACCGGGCCAGGAGACGCAAGGCGATGAGCTACGGCCGCTGCGGCAGCGGCTGGTCACGGCCGTGGTGCTCGCCGTCCCGGTCATCGCGATGGCGATGGTGCCGGCCTGGCAATTCGAGTACTGGCAGTGGCTCTCCCTCACCCTGGCCGCCCCGGTCGTCACTTACGCCGCCTGGCCTTTCCACCGCGCTGCGTTCACCAACGCGCGGCACGGCGCGGCCACCATGGACACCCTCATCTCCGTCGGTACCTCGGCGGCGTTCCTGTGGTCGCTGTGGGCGCTGTTCTTCGGCACCGCTGGCACCCCCGGCATGACTCACCCCTTCGAGCTGACCATCGCCCGCACGGACGGCGCCGGGAACATCTACCTCGAGGCCGCCGCCGGTGTCACCGCCTTCATCCTGGCCGGCCGCTACTTCGAGGCCCGCTCCAAGCGCAAGGCCGGCGCCGCTCTGCAAGCCCTGCTCCAGCTGGGCGCGAAGGACGTCACCGTGCTGCGCGGCGGCCGGGAGGAGCAGATCGCGGTGGGCGAACTGAAGGTGGGTGACCGGTTCCTGGTCCGGCCGGGCGAGAAGATCGCCACCGACGGCACGGTCGTCGAGGGCGCCTCCGCCGTCGACGCCTCGATGCTCACCGGCGAGTCCGTGCCCGTCGAGGTGGGCGTCGGGGACGCCGTCACGGGGGCGACCGTGAACGCCGGCGGTCGTCTGGTCGTCGAGGCCACCCGGGTGGGCGCCGACACCCAGCTCGCCCGGATAGCCAAGCTGGTCGAGGATGCGCAGAACGGCAAGGCTGCAGCCCAGCGGCTCGCCGACAAGATCTCCGGCGTCTTCGTGCCCGTCGTCATCGCCCTGGCCCTGGGCACTCTGGGCTTCTGGCTCGGCAACGGCGCCGGACTGACGGCCGCGTTCACCGCCGCCGTGGCGGTCCTGATCATCGCCTGCCCCTGCGCCCTGGGCCTGGCCACGCCGACCGCGCTGATGGTCGGCACCGGGCGCGGCGCCCAGCTCGGCATCCTCATCAAGGGCCCGGAGGTCCTGGAGTCCACCCGCCGCGTCGACACCGTCGTCCTGGACAAGACCGGCACCGTCACCACTGGACGGATGACCCTGCTGGCCGTGCACACCGCCGAGGGCATCGACGAGGACGAGGTGCTGCGCCTGGCGGGGGCCTTGGAGCACGCTTCGGAGCACCCGATCGCTCAGGCGGTGGCTGCGGGCGCCGCCGAGCGGGTCGGTGCCCTTCCGACGCCGGAGGACTTCGCCAACGTGCCCGGACTGGGCGTCCAGGGTGTGGTCGAGGGCCGCGCGGTCCTGGTGGGCCGGACCAAGCTGCTCGCCGAGTGGTCCCTGGAGCTGCCGACCGAACTGACGCGCGCCAAGGCGGACGCCGAGGCCGCGGGCCGTACCGCGATCGCGGTCGCCTGGGACGGTGAAGCGCGCGCGGTGCTCGAGGTCGCCGACGCGGTCAAGGACACCAGCGGCGAAGCGATCACCCGTCTTCGGGCCCTGGGCCTGACGCCGATCCTGCTGACCGGGGACAACAAGGCCGTCGCCGAGGCGGTGGCCGCGGAGGTCGGCATCGACGAGGTGATCGCCGAGGTCATGCCGCAGGACAAGGTCGACGTCGTCAGGCGCCTGCAGGACGAGGGCCGTTCGGTGGCGATGGTCGGTGACGGCGTCAACGACGCTGCAGCCCTCGCCCAGGCCGACCTCGGACTGGCCATGGGCACCGGCACCGACGCCGCCATCGAGGCCGGCGACCTGACCCTGGTCCGCGGTGACCTGCGCGCCGCCGCCGACGCCATCCGCCTGGCCCGCAAGACGCTCGGCACCATCAAGTCCAACCTGTTCTGGGCCTTCGCCTACAACGTCGCCGCCCTGCCGCTCGCCGCGGCCGGACTGCTCAACCCGATGATCGCCGGCGCCGCAATGGCGTTCTCCTCGGTCTTCGTCGTCGGCAACAGCCTGCGCCTGCGAGGCTTCAAGGCCGCAAGCTGA
- a CDS encoding glycoside hydrolase 43 family protein, producing the protein MDLSCSHQFLTRRRTLAAAAGLAAGALLSPGPALATAAQYTNPVIWQDFADIDIIRVGDTYYASASTMHYSPGAPVLRSYDLVNWEIAGHSVPVLDFGSKYDLNGARGYVRGIWASSLAYRPSNRTFYWLGQIDFARTYLYTATAVEGPWNRLTTIGTPYYDAGLLVDTDDTLYVAYGNTTISVAQLSPDGHNQVRTQEVFRTPSSVGTLEGARFYKINGQYYIFLTRPANGQYILKSSSGPFGPYTMRQVLLDLRGPIPGGGVPHQGGLVRTQSGAWYYMAFVDAYPGGRMPALAPVTWTADGWPVVQLVNGAWGSTYPSPAVPTPSRQVTPMTGVDTFDGTTLKPRWEWNHNPDNTKWSVGNGLTLRTATVTHDLYWARNTLTHRIQGPTSTATVQLDHSAMRDGDRAGLALLRDSSAWIGLKRDGGAARVVMVTGLTMDSNWNTTGTGTETASAPVSGGRIWLRANADIRPGAPRPGTFSYSTDGITFTRLGPAFSMGNDWRFFMGYRFALFNHATQALGGAVRVTRFEVSTP; encoded by the coding sequence ATGGATCTGTCATGTTCGCATCAATTTCTCACTCGTCGCCGCACGCTCGCGGCCGCCGCCGGCCTGGCCGCCGGCGCCCTCCTCTCCCCTGGGCCCGCCCTCGCGACCGCGGCGCAGTACACGAACCCGGTGATCTGGCAGGACTTCGCGGACATCGACATCATTCGCGTCGGCGACACCTACTACGCCTCGGCCTCGACGATGCACTACTCGCCGGGCGCGCCCGTTCTGCGGTCGTACGACCTGGTGAACTGGGAGATCGCCGGCCATTCGGTACCCGTCCTCGACTTCGGCTCCAAGTACGACCTGAACGGCGCCCGCGGCTATGTCAGAGGAATCTGGGCATCGTCACTGGCCTACCGGCCCAGCAACAGGACCTTCTACTGGCTCGGCCAGATCGACTTCGCCCGGACGTACCTCTACACCGCCACCGCGGTGGAGGGGCCGTGGAACAGGCTGACCACGATCGGCACCCCCTACTACGACGCCGGCCTGCTCGTCGACACCGACGACACCCTCTACGTGGCGTACGGCAACACCACCATCAGCGTGGCCCAGCTCTCGCCCGACGGCCACAACCAGGTCCGTACGCAGGAGGTGTTCAGGACACCGTCCAGCGTCGGCACCCTGGAGGGCGCCCGATTCTACAAGATCAACGGGCAGTACTACATCTTCCTGACCCGCCCCGCGAACGGCCAGTACATCCTCAAGTCCTCGAGCGGCCCCTTCGGCCCGTACACGATGCGGCAGGTCCTCCTCGACCTGCGCGGACCGATCCCCGGCGGCGGCGTCCCCCACCAGGGCGGGCTGGTGCGGACGCAGAGCGGCGCCTGGTACTACATGGCCTTCGTCGACGCCTACCCCGGCGGCCGCATGCCCGCACTGGCACCGGTCACCTGGACCGCGGACGGCTGGCCCGTCGTCCAGCTCGTCAACGGCGCGTGGGGCAGCACGTATCCCAGTCCGGCCGTACCCACTCCGTCCCGCCAGGTCACCCCGATGACCGGCGTCGACACCTTCGACGGTACGACCCTGAAGCCGAGATGGGAGTGGAACCACAACCCCGACAACACCAAGTGGTCGGTCGGCAACGGCCTGACGCTGCGGACCGCGACCGTCACCCACGACCTCTACTGGGCCCGCAACACCCTCACGCACCGCATCCAGGGCCCCACCTCCACCGCCACGGTCCAGCTCGACCACTCCGCGATGCGGGACGGCGACCGGGCCGGGCTTGCGCTGCTGCGTGACTCCTCCGCCTGGATCGGCCTCAAGCGCGACGGCGGTGCGGCACGGGTGGTGATGGTCACCGGGCTGACCATGGACAGCAACTGGAACACCACCGGCACCGGCACCGAGACCGCGAGCGCGCCCGTTTCCGGCGGCCGCATCTGGCTGCGCGCGAACGCGGACATCCGCCCCGGTGCACCGCGCCCCGGGACCTTCTCCTACAGCACCGACGGCATCACGTTCACCCGTCTCGGACCCGCCTTCTCCATGGGCAACGACTGGCGGTTCTTCATGGGCTACCGGTTCGCCCTCTTCAACCACGCCACTCAGGCCCTCGGCGGCGCGGTCCGCGTCACGCGGTTCGAGGTGTCCACACCCTGA
- a CDS encoding glycoside hydrolase family 6 protein — MSRRLRTLMAALCALPLAFAAAPSAHAADPTTMTSGFYVDPDSSAKRWVAANPGDGRAAAISASIANTPMARWFGSWSGTIGTATGAYVGAADHRDKLPVLVAYNIYNRDYCGGHSAGGAASPSAYANWIAQFAGGIAGRPAVVVLEPDSLGDYGCMTQAQIDEREAMLTGALAQFNRQAPNTWVYMDAGNPRWTDAATMARRLHEAGLRQAHGFSLNVSNYFTTAENTAYGNAVNSELSARYGYTKPFVVDTSRNGNGSNGQWCNPSGRRIGTPTQTGGGAEMLLWIKTPGESDGNCGVGTGSTAGQFLPEVAYKMIYGY; from the coding sequence TTGAGCCGCAGACTCCGCACCCTGATGGCAGCGCTCTGTGCTCTGCCGCTGGCGTTCGCCGCCGCACCCTCCGCCCACGCGGCCGACCCGACCACCATGACCAGTGGGTTCTACGTGGACCCCGACTCCAGCGCGAAGAGGTGGGTGGCCGCCAACCCCGGCGACGGCCGGGCCGCCGCGATCAGCGCATCGATCGCCAACACCCCGATGGCCCGCTGGTTCGGCTCCTGGAGCGGCACCATCGGCACCGCCACGGGCGCCTACGTCGGGGCGGCGGACCACCGGGACAAGCTGCCCGTCCTCGTCGCCTACAACATCTACAACCGCGACTACTGCGGCGGCCACTCCGCCGGCGGAGCCGCTTCGCCGTCCGCCTACGCCAACTGGATCGCCCAGTTCGCCGGCGGGATCGCGGGCCGCCCGGCCGTCGTCGTCCTCGAACCGGACTCCCTCGGGGACTACGGCTGCATGACCCAGGCGCAGATCGACGAACGCGAGGCCATGCTCACCGGCGCCCTCGCCCAGTTCAACCGCCAGGCCCCCAACACCTGGGTCTACATGGACGCCGGCAACCCGCGCTGGACCGACGCGGCGACCATGGCCCGGCGCCTCCACGAAGCCGGCCTCCGTCAGGCCCACGGCTTCTCGCTCAACGTCTCCAACTACTTCACCACCGCCGAGAACACCGCCTACGGCAACGCCGTCAACAGCGAACTGAGCGCCCGCTACGGCTACACCAAGCCGTTCGTCGTGGACACCAGCCGCAACGGCAACGGCTCCAACGGCCAGTGGTGCAACCCCTCCGGCCGCCGCATCGGCACGCCCACCCAGACGGGCGGAGGCGCCGAGATGCTCCTGTGGATCAAGACCCCGGGCGAGTCCGACGGCAACTGCGGCGTCGGAACCGGCTCCACGGCCGGCCAGTTCCTCCCCGAGGTCGCCTACAAGATGATCTACGGCTACTGA
- a CDS encoding alpha/beta hydrolase produces the protein MRDFVYRGSDGCRLHATALGQGPELVLLHGGGPDRYSLLPLARRLADGFTVVLPDIRGYGRSVCTDPDRHTWAQYTDDVDALLDHLELRQAALGGTGLGGTITLRAAAAHPERIRAAVVISMEDVEDDAAKEAETAMLEAFAARVREQGIRAAGEPVLPTLAPVIGSLVRDAIRRSSPAGIAAACAIGRDRAFTQVNELAAITVPTLAIPGSDTRHPAALAAQAARTLPRGHLAGVSLPAALETAADLAHTLAPAVRDFLAAQLPATPGRPSTQ, from the coding sequence ATGCGCGACTTCGTCTACCGCGGCAGCGACGGCTGCCGGCTGCACGCCACGGCCCTGGGGCAAGGACCGGAACTGGTCCTGCTGCACGGCGGTGGCCCGGACCGCTACAGCCTGCTGCCGTTGGCCCGCCGGCTCGCTGACGGCTTCACCGTCGTGCTGCCGGACATCCGCGGTTACGGCCGCTCGGTGTGCACCGACCCGGACCGGCACACCTGGGCCCAGTACACCGACGATGTCGACGCCCTGCTGGACCACCTCGAACTGCGCCAGGCAGCGCTGGGCGGCACGGGCCTGGGCGGCACCATCACGCTGCGGGCAGCCGCCGCCCACCCGGAGCGCATCCGTGCCGCCGTCGTCATCAGCATGGAAGACGTAGAGGACGACGCCGCAAAAGAGGCCGAGACCGCCATGCTCGAGGCATTCGCCGCCCGCGTCCGAGAACAGGGCATTCGCGCAGCCGGGGAGCCCGTCCTGCCGACGCTGGCCCCCGTCATCGGCTCCCTGGTGCGCGATGCCATCCGCCGCTCAAGCCCGGCCGGCATCGCCGCCGCCTGCGCCATCGGCCGGGACCGGGCGTTCACGCAGGTCAACGAGCTGGCCGCAATCACCGTGCCCACCCTGGCGATTCCGGGGTCCGACACCCGTCATCCCGCAGCCCTGGCCGCTCAAGCCGCCCGCACCCTGCCCCGCGGCCACCTCGCCGGAGTCTCCCTGCCCGCCGCCCTGGAAACCGCAGCCGACCTGGCCCACACCCTGGCTCCGGCTGTCCGGGACTTCCTCGCCGCCCAGTTGCCTGCCACCCCGGGCCGGCCGAGCACCCAGTGA